A genomic segment from Nocardiopsis sp. Huas11 encodes:
- a CDS encoding DUF6891 domain-containing protein, which yields MSEVRESVDHFRATAQEGVAALLATGRGGYVDICQGARRRLLDVLEPGTDPEGPQVRAALEGLAAYVDDAMETHMQRQRRWRSRTDSERLTRAFRALDESGIIAREDHMCCDTCAGGSLRQAVLVHQKAPEGPSIRGYAYYHEQDTRAAVRDGTLMVGFGATHEIRRAAVGEEVAETLRAHGLTVTWNGDPGTKLDVAVDWRRRRWGRGAAHPGPAVAGEPEVEVSYRHESPPAWMTHYQGRVTVRELARMVLPWLPRGHAATLTSDRGHTIEVSRDFDLLRVLGDVRTLPRERLEEPLSRWAVGGVWPEEDARSSHTGMLDVIYSDDSAEGIGGIDSAEPMETAAARELVHRLTPAEGNFAVFVASDESCVQMMWEAGPRLWMESPFPAQRLSRGRFVTTSEAEEMVRILADERRLALGELGELAVTTW from the coding sequence ATGAGTGAAGTCCGGGAAAGCGTCGACCACTTCCGCGCCACAGCTCAGGAGGGCGTCGCCGCCCTGCTCGCGACCGGTCGGGGCGGGTACGTCGACATCTGCCAGGGAGCGCGCCGCCGCCTGCTCGACGTGCTCGAACCCGGGACCGACCCCGAGGGCCCGCAGGTCAGGGCGGCCCTGGAGGGCCTCGCGGCCTACGTCGACGACGCCATGGAAACGCACATGCAACGGCAGCGCCGCTGGCGCTCGCGCACGGACAGCGAACGCCTCACCCGCGCCTTCCGCGCCCTGGACGAGTCCGGGATCATCGCCCGCGAGGACCACATGTGCTGTGACACCTGCGCCGGGGGCTCCCTCCGCCAGGCGGTCCTCGTCCACCAGAAGGCGCCCGAGGGCCCCTCGATCCGCGGCTACGCCTACTACCACGAGCAGGACACGCGGGCCGCGGTGCGCGACGGCACCCTCATGGTCGGCTTCGGGGCCACGCACGAGATCCGCCGGGCCGCCGTCGGCGAGGAGGTCGCCGAGACCCTGCGCGCCCACGGGCTCACCGTCACCTGGAACGGCGACCCCGGTACCAAGCTCGACGTGGCCGTGGACTGGCGCCGCCGCCGCTGGGGGCGCGGCGCAGCGCACCCGGGACCGGCCGTGGCCGGGGAGCCCGAGGTCGAGGTCTCCTACCGGCACGAGTCACCGCCGGCCTGGATGACCCACTACCAGGGCCGCGTCACCGTCCGCGAACTCGCGCGCATGGTGCTGCCGTGGCTGCCGCGCGGGCACGCGGCCACCCTCACCAGCGATCGCGGGCACACGATCGAGGTCTCCCGGGACTTCGACCTGCTGCGCGTGCTCGGGGACGTCCGCACTCTGCCCCGCGAGCGCCTGGAGGAACCGCTCAGCCGGTGGGCGGTCGGCGGTGTCTGGCCGGAGGAGGACGCCCGTTCGTCCCACACCGGGATGCTCGACGTCATCTACAGCGACGACTCGGCCGAGGGGATCGGCGGGATCGACAGCGCCGAGCCCATGGAGACGGCCGCCGCACGCGAACTCGTGCATCGGCTGACGCCGGCCGAGGGCAACTTCGCCGTGTTCGTCGCGAGCGACGAGTCCTGTGTCCAGATGATGTGGGAGGCCGGGCCCCGGCTGTGGATGGAGAGCCCCTTCCCCGCGCAGCGCCTCTCCCGCGGCCGGTTCGTCACCACGTCGGAGGCGGAGGAGATGGTGCGGATCCTGGCCGACGAGCGCCGGCTCGCGCTGGGGGAGCTGGGGGAGCTGGCCGTCACCACCTGGTGA
- a CDS encoding ATP-binding protein, translating into MTSTRGTRGATRLAVRYFDDRVLFSDSEAWAYFRLPTVSYEFTTPEERQGLATNITIALAAIRMNDAEVHLRVAHRTYPAAQWATELDRTADAGPGWYDYLDETYRHVWAKDFWTKEVYLGVRLGQRNAGAGLGLFSQLVGAYQRTEQVLGIDDAAIDDKEIARWTDQSERLGRALAASSLHARHATSDEIAWLVRHAVSGTAEEVRPSATGRRTWGRGEIEALVDGVVHNGRSSLRLEQPAGSTHVAFLSFARFPDLMPFPDGEPWLHHADALPFPVEMSLRMKLIPPAKASKDVGRKLAHARDMDAHIREAGVEAPIALAEQIDAARMLEHGITKERLPFVYGWHRLMVSAPTERLLGQQVEAVVEHYRDIGIDVINSTGDQFALFNESLPGDRIRLNAYAQRQPLRTIAGGMPTATVDVGDRVDHTGGGWVGPYIGETIGRARSIVHFDPMVAAARNRPTAIAITGEPGGGKTTLALLLIYQLALRGVTVAAIDPKGDAESLVELLKHRGRKARIMSLGSAEPGLLDPFAFGDDLPAKKTMATETLRLLLPRMSEERESAMIQAVAAVANQPRPSLAKVVDYLIGASDPASRNLGAVLQSMSEMRLASLCFDPQGDARIDTEGWTTVFTLGGLTLPDSGVGRDDYSYEQRLSVALLYLVSQFARRLMNGLDRHLPKAIFLDEAWAVTSTPEGAKLVPEVSRMGRSRNTALILVSQNAGDLLNEQVTNCLSSVFAFRSSERFEVESVMALLGVEPTEDHLSVLRNLGNGECLFRDLDGRSGRIGVDLVSEDLLRWLDTNPTRRHPGPEDLVRAATREE; encoded by the coding sequence ATGACCAGCACCAGGGGGACACGGGGCGCGACCCGTCTCGCGGTCCGCTACTTCGACGACCGCGTGCTGTTCAGCGACAGCGAGGCCTGGGCCTACTTCCGCCTGCCCACGGTGTCCTACGAATTCACCACCCCCGAGGAGCGCCAGGGCCTGGCCACCAACATCACCATCGCCCTGGCCGCCATCCGCATGAACGACGCCGAGGTCCACCTGCGCGTCGCCCACCGGACCTACCCGGCGGCCCAGTGGGCCACCGAACTCGACCGGACCGCCGACGCCGGCCCCGGCTGGTACGACTACCTCGACGAGACCTACCGCCACGTCTGGGCGAAGGACTTCTGGACCAAGGAGGTCTACCTCGGGGTCCGCCTCGGCCAGCGCAACGCCGGCGCGGGACTGGGCCTGTTCTCCCAGCTCGTGGGCGCCTACCAGCGCACCGAGCAGGTCCTGGGCATCGACGACGCCGCGATCGACGACAAGGAGATCGCGCGCTGGACCGACCAGTCCGAACGCCTCGGCCGCGCCCTGGCCGCCAGCTCCCTGCACGCCCGCCACGCCACCTCCGACGAGATCGCCTGGCTCGTGCGCCACGCCGTCAGCGGCACCGCCGAGGAGGTGCGCCCCTCCGCCACCGGCCGCCGCACCTGGGGCCGCGGCGAGATCGAGGCGCTCGTCGACGGGGTGGTGCACAACGGCCGCTCCTCCCTGCGACTGGAGCAGCCCGCCGGCTCCACCCACGTCGCCTTCCTGTCCTTCGCCCGCTTCCCCGACCTGATGCCCTTCCCCGACGGCGAGCCGTGGCTGCACCACGCCGACGCGCTGCCCTTCCCCGTCGAGATGTCCCTGCGGATGAAGCTCATCCCGCCCGCCAAGGCCAGCAAGGACGTGGGCCGCAAGCTCGCGCACGCCCGTGACATGGACGCCCACATCCGCGAGGCCGGGGTGGAGGCGCCCATCGCGCTCGCCGAGCAGATCGACGCCGCCCGGATGCTGGAGCACGGCATCACCAAGGAGCGCCTGCCGTTCGTCTACGGCTGGCACCGGCTCATGGTGTCCGCGCCCACCGAGCGCCTGCTCGGGCAGCAGGTGGAGGCGGTCGTGGAGCACTACCGCGACATCGGCATCGACGTCATCAACTCCACCGGTGACCAGTTCGCGCTCTTCAACGAGTCCCTTCCGGGTGACCGCATCCGCCTCAACGCCTACGCCCAGCGCCAGCCCCTGCGCACCATCGCGGGCGGCATGCCCACCGCCACCGTCGACGTCGGCGACCGGGTCGACCACACCGGCGGCGGCTGGGTCGGCCCCTACATCGGCGAGACGATCGGCCGGGCCCGCTCGATCGTGCACTTCGACCCCATGGTCGCCGCGGCCCGCAACCGCCCCACGGCCATCGCGATCACCGGCGAGCCCGGCGGCGGCAAGACCACGCTGGCCCTGCTGCTCATCTACCAGCTCGCGCTGCGCGGGGTCACCGTCGCCGCCATCGACCCCAAGGGCGACGCGGAGTCGCTCGTCGAACTCCTCAAGCACCGGGGCCGCAAGGCTCGCATCATGTCCCTGGGATCGGCCGAGCCGGGCCTGCTGGACCCGTTCGCCTTCGGTGACGACCTGCCCGCCAAGAAGACCATGGCGACCGAGACCCTGCGCCTGCTCCTGCCGAGGATGAGCGAGGAACGCGAGTCCGCCATGATCCAGGCGGTGGCCGCGGTCGCCAACCAGCCCCGGCCCTCGCTCGCCAAGGTCGTCGACTACCTCATCGGCGCCTCCGACCCGGCCTCGCGCAACCTCGGCGCGGTGCTCCAGTCGATGTCGGAGATGCGCCTGGCCAGCCTGTGCTTCGACCCGCAGGGGGACGCGCGGATCGACACCGAGGGGTGGACCACGGTGTTCACCCTGGGCGGGCTCACCCTGCCCGACTCCGGTGTGGGCCGCGACGACTACTCCTACGAGCAGCGCCTGTCGGTCGCCCTGCTCTACCTGGTCTCGCAGTTCGCCCGGCGGCTCATGAACGGGCTGGACCGCCACCTGCCCAAGGCGATCTTCCTCGACGAGGCGTGGGCGGTGACCTCCACTCCGGAGGGCGCCAAGCTGGTCCCCGAGGTGTCGCGGATGGGGCGCTCGCGCAACACCGCGCTCATCCTGGTGTCGCAGAACGCCGGCGACCTCCTCAACGAGCAGGTCACCAACTGCCTGTCGTCGGTGTTCGCCTTCCGGTCCAGCGAGCGCTTCGAGGTGGAGAGCGTGATGGCGCTGCTGGGCGTGGAGCCCACCGAGGACCACCTGTCGGTGCTGCGCAACCTGGGCAACGGCGAGTGCCTGTTCCGCGACCTGGACGGCCGGTCGGGGCGGATCGGCGTCGACCTGGTCTCGGAGGACCTGCTGCGCTGGCTGGACACCAACCCGACCCGTCGCCACCCGGGCCCGGAGGACCTGGTGCGCGCCGCCACGCGCGAGGAGTGA
- a CDS encoding DUF1524 domain-containing protein encodes MPPFPRVVHGALASAAAALLVVVLGWSSPAAADHVLPPAIPSTSAAQTQLDSLTVQAKGPQTGYDRSLFPHWNNIDPPCSARQVVLGRDGHDVVTDSGCQPTSGSWWSAFDDTWVHDDPSQISVDHMVALSEAWKTGAASWTTGRRADFANDVQSSQLWLATPSSNSSKGDSDPSEWMPPNTGVHCDYVKSWVNVKYRYDLTVTSTEKSAIQNTIDTRC; translated from the coding sequence GTGCCCCCGTTCCCCCGCGTTGTTCACGGCGCCCTCGCGTCGGCCGCGGCCGCCCTTCTGGTGGTCGTCCTCGGCTGGTCCTCGCCGGCCGCCGCCGACCACGTCCTGCCCCCCGCGATCCCCAGCACCTCCGCGGCCCAGACCCAGCTCGACTCCCTCACCGTCCAGGCCAAGGGACCCCAGACCGGCTACGACCGAAGCCTCTTCCCGCACTGGAACAACATCGACCCCCCGTGCTCCGCCCGCCAGGTGGTCCTCGGACGCGACGGCCACGACGTCGTCACCGACTCCGGATGCCAGCCGACCAGCGGCAGCTGGTGGAGCGCCTTCGACGACACCTGGGTCCACGACGACCCGTCCCAGATCAGCGTCGACCACATGGTCGCGCTCAGCGAGGCCTGGAAGACGGGTGCCGCGAGCTGGACCACCGGCCGCCGCGCGGACTTCGCCAACGACGTGCAGTCCTCCCAGCTGTGGCTGGCCACGCCCTCCAGCAACAGCTCCAAGGGCGACAGCGACCCCTCGGAGTGGATGCCGCCGAACACGGGCGTCCACTGCGACTACGTCAAGTCCTGGGTCAACGTGAAGTACCGCTACGACCTCACCGTGACCTCGACCGAGAAGTCCGCCATCCAGAACACCATCGACACCCGCTGCTGA
- the thpD gene encoding ectoine hydroxylase: MTLQMDLPTADDYPTRKAAEPALLYRQDPVVWGDATSGPFSTDEVRNYGDRGYTQARSLVSGEEVEAYRAELKRLSADEDLRADERVVVEPSSNEVRSVFEVHKISRVFADLVNDPRLVERARQLLGSDVYVHQSRINYKPGFGGGSFYWHSDFETWHAEDGLPRMRTVSFSVALTDNFTHNGALMIMPGSHKTFVSCVGETPDDHYRDSLVSQHIGTPDQDSLSFLANRHGIDVLTGAAGDVTVFDSNCMHGSGGNITPYPRSNVFIVFNSVENTCTKPFSAGRPRPEFLAARDFTPVGR; encoded by the coding sequence ATGACTCTGCAGATGGATCTTCCGACCGCGGACGACTACCCGACCCGTAAGGCCGCCGAGCCGGCCCTGCTCTACCGTCAGGACCCCGTCGTGTGGGGGGACGCGACCAGCGGTCCCTTCAGCACCGATGAGGTCAGGAACTACGGGGACCGGGGGTACACCCAGGCGCGCTCCCTTGTCAGCGGCGAGGAGGTGGAGGCCTACCGCGCGGAGCTCAAGCGCCTGAGCGCGGACGAGGACCTGCGGGCCGACGAGCGCGTCGTCGTCGAGCCCTCCTCGAACGAGGTCCGATCGGTGTTCGAGGTGCACAAGATCAGTCGGGTCTTCGCCGACCTCGTCAACGACCCCCGGCTGGTCGAGCGCGCACGCCAGCTGCTCGGCTCGGACGTGTACGTGCACCAGAGCCGGATCAACTACAAGCCCGGCTTCGGCGGGGGCTCGTTCTACTGGCACTCGGACTTCGAGACCTGGCACGCCGAGGACGGCCTGCCCCGGATGCGGACGGTCAGCTTCTCCGTCGCGCTCACCGACAACTTCACGCACAACGGCGCGCTGATGATCATGCCGGGCTCGCACAAGACCTTCGTCTCGTGCGTCGGCGAGACCCCGGACGACCACTACCGGGACTCCCTGGTGAGCCAGCACATCGGGACGCCCGACCAGGACTCGCTGTCCTTCCTGGCCAACCGGCACGGCATCGACGTCCTGACCGGCGCGGCCGGCGACGTCACCGTGTTCGACTCCAACTGCATGCACGGATCGGGCGGCAACATCACGCCCTACCCCCGGTCCAACGTGTTCATCGTGTTCAACAGCGTCGAGAACACGTGCACGAAACCGTTCAGCGCCGGCCGACCGCGCCCCGAGTTCCTCGCGGCGCGTGACTTCACGCCTGTCGGGCGCTGA
- a CDS encoding TcpE family conjugal transfer membrane protein: MDLPTYTNIWRIEKRLYKLYDFRLPMPLPVGTFGVALGVFALWVILLSILNAPFAFGNGWHLVMWVVPPGVITVLATRPVIEGKRLTELLISQARFLTEARVYTRLAPEYEPAEVRVSVRVWHRDPEAGPLPVVGRRRVERAAVEPEQAAVEDAVARPEAAPPLVGLPVSAAEAAAAPAEDTERIEAAERIEPVEAEELARASAPLERSEPFAVSTRPEPVDEPQPEPEPEPRPRRAVEPERRPARARERERAREPERERVPVAAAALSGRRGDDAVAGRAEEPVHDLEDGVRDDDAVRRPGMGRRVLNYFGFGLGAAPPEAPGEATGSGGGDGAAEEEDFTDFDQEAVHATEDEERTESQDWFARLRASSGETPVGLTSKSAYSVGDTGAMSREDLADAVAETDHDRRRAEEVMAAPESADDESPAARRLRGRAQGIQVTRDLEERRSDQAREPAPQTPPRPQGQGQGLPAREEGDKPEPPRRRGRPHAAPWELERGGVVRRGSAEPDGQADLFDYAARFAAATGRPAAPEPAAAPWLPPAAATPAPEPSVEEADGAEESEATEATEEVARSRTEAPADDAGTADAGEPAVQDGPATTLGDARTPTGTDEAAPGEAPADTDTATPRPSAKPALEIDHGTGEQAALPPQPNEGAQERGPEWDEHMSVLDQHLIKADTPAPPRPTFADVVPAQERDVEATDPGEWFDDGKKRHPDQPKVGDRDNPVIPAGELREAAEAAEAAETAGAAEAEETRAPEETKEPEAGTGEAKPPTQLDHGTGELVSFVEVRDEPARAVPRRTPGSVEGASTERPAEAPAAGTEQPTPAAERRTTDAPAFAGSWTVEEPARAAGHRPRDTDEGATAERSADGRTEEDTGVTARRTAEDLAAAEAAALARRRAAAAEGPGVRDPRANPSMATTRGDERSTAAAPENGNEDTRTEAPAAPAAPAAEGGKTATRTEAPAEDAPHTSVEHDPHDGVFHRVAQNARRLGQLFGQPAPGEEPAPPGQDESKPALELDHGTGEQDRLGDTPNGVPTHRPDPERVEREEPSSDSGGTRGWRRLAKVVTGGAAPVRSDLPASDIERLRTPLDSPCGLVVLGCTGGAGQTVTTLMIGHTLAAHRDDRIVAVDVNPGPNGLSRRVGAQSPETLTALLANADSVEDYAHMRAYASRAGTGLEVVQTLDDPYVQTLDERDYTQLTRLLGGFYSVTLLDPAATGVARSLPGADGLVLVAPASADAERAVSMTFDWLDGNGYGALRANSVLVVNGVSKRSLGDVDAAERVARGRCRAIVRIPWDDHLGSSYTKIDVGALRPATKRAHGALGRVLVSVLTGSR, translated from the coding sequence GTGGATCTGCCCACGTACACCAACATCTGGCGTATCGAGAAGCGGCTGTACAAGCTCTACGATTTCCGGCTGCCCATGCCGCTTCCGGTGGGCACGTTCGGGGTCGCCCTCGGCGTGTTCGCGCTGTGGGTGATCCTGCTCAGCATCCTCAACGCCCCCTTCGCGTTCGGTAACGGCTGGCACCTGGTGATGTGGGTCGTGCCGCCCGGCGTCATCACGGTGCTGGCCACCCGGCCGGTGATCGAGGGCAAGCGCCTGACCGAGCTCCTGATCTCCCAGGCCCGCTTCCTCACGGAGGCGCGGGTGTACACCCGGTTGGCCCCCGAGTACGAGCCGGCCGAGGTCCGGGTGTCGGTGCGCGTGTGGCACCGGGACCCGGAGGCCGGGCCCCTGCCCGTCGTGGGACGCCGCCGCGTGGAGCGTGCGGCGGTCGAGCCCGAGCAGGCCGCGGTGGAGGACGCCGTGGCCCGCCCGGAGGCGGCGCCTCCGCTCGTCGGGCTCCCCGTGTCCGCGGCGGAGGCCGCGGCCGCCCCGGCCGAGGACACCGAGCGGATCGAGGCCGCCGAGCGGATCGAGCCCGTCGAGGCGGAGGAGCTCGCGCGGGCCTCTGCTCCACTGGAGCGGTCGGAGCCCTTCGCGGTCTCCACACGGCCGGAACCGGTCGACGAGCCCCAGCCCGAGCCGGAACCCGAGCCCCGGCCGCGGCGGGCCGTCGAGCCCGAGCGCCGTCCCGCGCGTGCGCGCGAGCGCGAGCGCGCGCGCGAACCAGAGCGAGAGCGCGTACCGGTGGCGGCCGCCGCCCTGAGCGGACGCCGTGGCGACGACGCCGTGGCGGGTCGGGCCGAGGAACCCGTCCACGACCTGGAGGACGGGGTCCGCGACGACGACGCCGTGCGGCGCCCCGGCATGGGCCGACGTGTCCTCAACTACTTCGGCTTCGGCCTCGGTGCCGCGCCCCCGGAGGCTCCGGGCGAGGCGACCGGCTCCGGCGGCGGCGATGGCGCCGCCGAGGAGGAGGACTTCACGGACTTCGACCAGGAGGCCGTGCACGCCACCGAGGACGAGGAGCGGACCGAGAGCCAGGACTGGTTCGCCCGGCTGCGCGCCTCCTCGGGCGAGACCCCGGTCGGACTGACCTCCAAGAGCGCCTACTCCGTCGGTGACACCGGTGCGATGAGCCGGGAGGACCTCGCCGACGCGGTGGCGGAGACCGACCACGACCGCCGGCGCGCCGAGGAGGTCATGGCCGCGCCCGAGAGCGCCGACGACGAGTCGCCGGCCGCCCGACGGCTGCGCGGCCGCGCCCAGGGGATTCAGGTGACCCGGGACCTGGAGGAGCGCCGCTCCGACCAGGCCAGGGAGCCCGCCCCGCAGACACCGCCGCGCCCCCAGGGCCAGGGGCAGGGACTGCCCGCCCGCGAGGAGGGCGACAAGCCGGAGCCGCCCCGTCGCCGGGGACGGCCGCACGCCGCGCCCTGGGAACTGGAGCGCGGAGGTGTGGTTCGGCGCGGGTCCGCCGAGCCGGACGGTCAGGCCGACCTGTTCGACTACGCGGCCCGCTTCGCGGCCGCCACGGGCCGTCCCGCCGCGCCCGAGCCCGCCGCGGCGCCCTGGCTGCCCCCGGCCGCCGCGACGCCCGCCCCGGAGCCCTCGGTCGAAGAGGCCGATGGGGCCGAGGAGTCCGAAGCGACCGAAGCGACCGAGGAGGTCGCGCGGAGCCGGACCGAGGCCCCGGCCGACGACGCCGGGACGGCCGACGCCGGCGAGCCCGCCGTCCAGGACGGCCCGGCGACCACGCTCGGCGACGCGCGGACCCCGACCGGCACCGACGAGGCGGCCCCCGGCGAGGCACCCGCCGACACGGACACGGCCACGCCGCGGCCGTCGGCCAAGCCCGCGCTGGAGATCGACCACGGCACCGGCGAACAGGCCGCCCTGCCGCCGCAGCCGAACGAGGGCGCCCAGGAGCGCGGTCCCGAGTGGGACGAGCACATGTCGGTGCTCGACCAGCACCTGATCAAGGCCGACACCCCGGCGCCGCCCCGTCCCACGTTCGCCGACGTCGTCCCGGCCCAGGAGCGCGACGTCGAGGCCACGGACCCGGGTGAGTGGTTCGACGACGGCAAGAAGCGCCACCCCGACCAGCCCAAGGTGGGCGACCGCGACAACCCGGTGATCCCGGCCGGCGAACTCCGCGAGGCCGCAGAGGCCGCTGAAGCAGCCGAGACCGCCGGGGCAGCCGAGGCGGAGGAGACCCGGGCGCCGGAGGAGACGAAGGAGCCGGAGGCGGGCACCGGCGAGGCCAAGCCGCCGACGCAGCTCGACCACGGCACGGGCGAACTCGTCAGCTTCGTGGAGGTGCGCGACGAGCCCGCGCGCGCCGTCCCGCGCCGCACGCCGGGCTCGGTGGAGGGCGCGTCCACGGAGCGACCCGCCGAGGCCCCCGCCGCCGGTACCGAGCAGCCCACGCCGGCCGCCGAGCGCCGGACGACCGACGCGCCCGCGTTCGCCGGCAGCTGGACCGTCGAGGAGCCCGCACGCGCCGCCGGGCACCGCCCGCGTGACACGGACGAGGGAGCGACCGCCGAGCGGTCCGCCGACGGCCGGACGGAGGAGGACACGGGCGTCACCGCGCGCCGCACGGCCGAGGACCTGGCGGCCGCGGAGGCCGCCGCGCTGGCCCGCCGCCGCGCGGCCGCCGCCGAGGGCCCCGGGGTCCGCGACCCGCGGGCCAACCCCAGCATGGCCACGACCCGCGGGGACGAGCGGAGCACCGCGGCGGCCCCGGAGAACGGGAACGAGGACACCCGAACGGAAGCGCCGGCCGCGCCGGCCGCGCCGGCCGCGGAGGGCGGGAAGACGGCCACGCGAACGGAGGCCCCGGCCGAGGACGCCCCGCACACCTCCGTCGAGCACGATCCGCACGACGGCGTCTTCCACCGCGTGGCCCAGAACGCCCGCCGGCTCGGCCAGCTCTTCGGCCAGCCGGCACCGGGGGAGGAGCCCGCGCCGCCGGGCCAGGACGAGTCCAAGCCCGCGCTGGAGCTCGACCACGGCACCGGCGAACAGGACCGGCTCGGCGACACCCCCAACGGGGTGCCCACCCACCGGCCCGACCCGGAGCGGGTCGAGCGCGAGGAACCCTCCTCCGACTCCGGCGGCACACGCGGCTGGCGGCGACTGGCCAAGGTCGTCACCGGCGGCGCCGCCCCCGTGCGCTCGGACCTGCCCGCCAGCGACATCGAGCGGCTGCGCACCCCGCTGGACTCCCCGTGCGGGCTCGTCGTCCTCGGCTGCACCGGCGGCGCCGGGCAGACCGTGACCACGCTGATGATCGGCCACACCCTGGCCGCCCACCGCGACGACCGCATCGTGGCCGTGGACGTCAACCCGGGGCCCAACGGGCTCTCCCGCCGGGTCGGCGCGCAGAGCCCCGAGACCCTCACCGCCCTGCTCGCCAACGCGGACTCGGTCGAGGACTACGCGCACATGCGCGCCTACGCCAGCCGCGCCGGGACCGGGCTGGAGGTCGTCCAGACCCTCGACGACCCCTACGTCCAGACCCTGGACGAGCGCGACTACACCCAGCTCACCCGGCTCCTGGGCGGGTTCTACTCGGTGACCCTGCTCGACCCGGCGGCCACGGGCGTGGCCCGCTCCCTGCCGGGCGCGGACGGCCTCGTGCTGGTCGCCCCGGCCAGCGCCGACGCCGAGCGGGCCGTGTCCATGACCTTCGACTGGCTGGACGGCAACGGCTACGGCGCCCTGCGGGCCAACTCCGTGCTCGTCGTCAACGGCGTGAGCAAGCGCAGCCTGGGCGACGTGGACGCCGCCGAACGGGTGGCGCGCGGGCGGTGCCGCGCCATCGTGCGGATCCCGTGGGACGACCACCTCGGGTCGTCCTACACCAAGATCGACGTCGGTGCGCTGCGGCCCGCCACCAAGCGCGCCCACGGCGCTCTGGGCAGGGTTCTGGTCAGTGTGCTCACGGGCTCCAGATAG
- a CDS encoding conjugal transfer protein, with protein sequence MAKASRRGTAARDLEDDAELGAPRARRPRAGAGGRWWVGVGRAVLWAFIIVVIFNGIWFPLRGGLALPAPSEEPQETETAAFPETAAAAFALRFADTYLDTEDPEARLEALAAYVPEGEAAALDAGADSLTGENLTVTSIDVADDNNAVVVVRGDVNGGAMSLEVPVYADGEALAVSGPPALLAAPTRASLPQPASVDEDAQAAEALQGVLNGFFDAYAEGPEHLEQYVERGAAITPLPENSLSIVELSDVVVPSQTATGDDDVRQVALTALWSVLDSDGAEVGRLRQSYLVTVVNSGSEWRVRDIQGAPHSFGD encoded by the coding sequence ATGGCGAAGGCGTCACGGCGCGGCACCGCCGCGCGTGACCTGGAGGACGACGCGGAGCTCGGTGCGCCGCGCGCCCGTCGGCCACGGGCCGGTGCGGGCGGACGCTGGTGGGTCGGCGTGGGACGCGCCGTCCTGTGGGCGTTCATCATCGTCGTCATCTTCAACGGCATCTGGTTCCCCCTCCGCGGCGGGCTCGCCCTGCCGGCTCCGTCCGAGGAACCCCAGGAGACCGAGACGGCCGCGTTTCCCGAGACCGCGGCGGCGGCCTTCGCGCTGCGCTTCGCCGACACCTACCTCGACACCGAGGACCCCGAGGCGCGCCTGGAGGCGCTGGCCGCCTACGTGCCCGAGGGCGAGGCCGCCGCGCTCGACGCCGGCGCCGACAGCCTCACCGGGGAGAACCTCACCGTCACCTCGATCGACGTGGCCGACGACAACAACGCGGTCGTCGTCGTACGCGGTGACGTCAACGGCGGCGCGATGAGCCTGGAGGTGCCCGTCTACGCCGACGGCGAGGCGCTGGCCGTGTCGGGTCCGCCCGCGCTCCTGGCCGCGCCGACCCGCGCCTCCCTGCCCCAGCCGGCGTCCGTCGACGAGGACGCCCAGGCGGCCGAGGCACTCCAGGGCGTGCTCAACGGCTTCTTCGACGCCTACGCGGAGGGGCCCGAGCACCTGGAGCAGTACGTGGAGCGGGGCGCGGCGATCACGCCCCTGCCCGAGAACAGTCTGAGCATCGTCGAACTGTCCGACGTCGTCGTGCCATCCCAGACGGCGACCGGGGATGATGACGTACGACAGGTGGCGCTGACGGCGCTGTGGTCGGTCCTGGACTCCGACGGAGCCGAGGTCGGCCGGCTCAGGCAGAGCTACCTCGTCACGGTCGTGAACTCCGGCAGTGAGTGGCGCGTACGTGACATCCAGGGTGCCCCGCACTCGTTCGGCGACTGA
- a CDS encoding DsbA family oxidoreductase produces the protein MRVEIWTDINCPWCYVGKARFDKALAGFEHRDAVEVVHRSYELDPSRPHGVTEPVLPMLAKKYGLSEAQALQAEERIAANAADEGLEYRTAGRDVGNSFDMHRLLHFAREHGRQHELIDLLYRANFAEERSAFDGVERLVDLAAEAGLDADAARAVLEDPERYAADVRADEQEGARLGASGVPFFVLDRAYGVSGAQPVEAFGQALEQAWANHAPLTTVGAAQDGEACGPDGCALPSDG, from the coding sequence ATGCGCGTCGAGATCTGGACCGACATCAACTGCCCCTGGTGCTACGTCGGGAAGGCCCGTTTCGACAAGGCCCTCGCCGGTTTCGAGCACCGCGACGCGGTCGAGGTCGTGCACCGCTCCTACGAGCTGGACCCCTCGCGCCCCCACGGCGTGACCGAGCCGGTGCTGCCGATGCTCGCCAAGAAGTACGGCCTCTCCGAAGCGCAGGCCCTGCAGGCCGAGGAGCGCATCGCGGCCAACGCCGCCGACGAGGGCCTGGAGTACCGCACGGCCGGCCGCGACGTCGGCAACAGCTTCGACATGCACCGCCTCCTGCACTTCGCCCGTGAGCACGGCCGCCAGCACGAGCTGATCGACCTGCTCTACCGGGCCAACTTCGCCGAGGAGCGCTCCGCCTTCGACGGCGTCGAGCGCCTCGTCGACCTGGCCGCCGAGGCGGGGCTGGACGCCGACGCCGCGCGCGCGGTGCTGGAGGACCCCGAGCGCTACGCCGCCGACGTCCGCGCCGACGAGCAGGAGGGCGCCCGGCTCGGCGCCTCCGGAGTCCCCTTCTTCGTCCTGGACCGTGCCTACGGGGTCTCCGGCGCCCAGCCGGTCGAGGCCTTCGGCCAGGCCCTGGAGCAGGCGTGGGCGAACCACGCTCCGCTGACGACGGTCGGCGCGGCGCAGGACGGCGAGGCCTGCGGCCCCGACGGGTGCGCGCTGCCGAGCGACGGCTGA